A portion of the Kazachstania africana CBS 2517 chromosome 2, complete genome genome contains these proteins:
- the KAFR0B06550 gene encoding S8 family peptidase (similar to Saccharomyces cerevisiae PRB1 (YEL060C) and YSP3 (YOR003W); ancestral locus Anc_6.14) codes for MNPLLFWYTSFVLTGGCLSLLLPEIFQCRGIETISQKDRDSTFSRTEVLEHLSAKQNDIIKDQYIVIFKNSAMMAEKELHFKQLKNFIKTYSYEWDEKDDHKSNLNIFKIGTTLSGYILRGPIETLQLLRQDPIVQLIEPDSKVHALKLKIQEDTPWGLSRISQRPRVRIGQDQLYYYDDATSGNVTAYVLDTGIMISHEQFNGRARWGKTIVPNDVDEDNSGHGTHVAGIIASDKFGVAKTCEVVAVKVLRSNGEGDMSDVLKGIEFVVDDHSKNKNYSKGSVVNLSLGASKSPALVLAIDAAISENIHFAVAAGNENMDACYTSPADARRAITVGASIFSDERAFFSNWGECVDVFAPGMNVMSTYIGSDNATLSLSGTSAAAPYTAGLIAYYLSLQPDKDSGYFTGEMTPSKLKEKIVAFGSKDVLYELPENTPNIVIYNGAGRNLSHFWKDY; via the coding sequence ATGAATCCTCTTTTATTCTGGTACACCTCTTTTGTACTTACAGGGGGATGTCTTTCATTGTTGCTGCCGGAAATATTCCAGTGTAGGGGTATAGAAACGATAAGCCAAAAAGATAGAGATAGCACTTTCTCCAGAACAGAAGTCTTGGAACACTTGAGTGCAAAGCAGAATGACATAATAAAAGATCAAtatattgttatttttaaaaatagtGCTATGATGGCTGAAAAAGAACTTCATTTCAAACAACTCAagaattttattaaaaCCTATTCCTATGAATGGGATGAAAAGGATGACCATAAATCAAATCtcaacattttcaaaattggtaCCACCCTTTCTGGTTATATATTAAGAGGTCCAATAGAAACTTTGCAGCTTTTGCGCCAAGATCCAATAGTTCAACTGATTGAACCTGACTCAAAAGTACATGCTCTAAAGCTGAAAATACAAGAAGATACACCTTGGGGTCTTTCTAGAATATCACAGAGACCAAGAGTTAGGATTGGCCAGGATCAATTATACTACTATGATGATGCTACTTCCGGGAATGTTACCGCATACGTTCTTGATACTGGCATTATGATTTCACACGAGCAATTTAATGGCAGGGCGCGCTGGGGCAAAACAATTGTGCCTAATGatgttgatgaagataataGCGGTCATGGAACGCACGTTGCTGGTATTATTGCGTCTGATAAGTTTGGAGTTGCCAAAACTTGCGAAGTAGTCGCCGTCAAAGTCTTAAGAAGTAACGGAGAAGGTGATATGTCCGATGTGCTCAAGggaattgaatttgttgtTGACGATCATTcgaaaaataaaaattatagTAAAGGGTCCGTGGTGAATCTGTCATTAGGGGCTTCCAAATCACCAGCTCTGGTACTAGCTATTGACGCTGCCATAAGTGAAAATATACATTTTGCAGTTGCGGCAGGTAATGAGAATATGGATGCATGCTATACTTCTCCAGCCGATGCTCGTCGAGCAATTACTGTGGGCGCATCGATTTTTAGTGATGAAAGagcttttttttcaaattgggGGGAGTGTGTTGATGTATTTGCGCCAGGTATGAATGTAATGTCCACTTATATTGGCTCTGATAATGCAACGTTAAGCTTGTCAGGAACTTCTGCCGCAGCACCATATACCGCAGGGTTAATAGCATACTATTTATCTCTACAGCCAGACAAAGATAGTGGGTACTTCACCGGAGAAATGACCCCCAGTAAACTAAAGGAAAAAATCGTTGCATTCGGCTCGAAAGATGTACTGTATGAGCTGCCTGAAAACACACCAAACATTGTTATTTATAACGGTGCTGGAAGGAATTTGAGCCATTTTTGGAAGGATTATTGA